Within the Calditrichota bacterium genome, the region GCTAACCTGGTCTGGCAATTGAGAATTTGCCAAAGTTTTCTTTTCAGCCGATTTGAGAGCCTGGTTATTTTGCAGCGCTTCTTCTATAAAACTTTTTAAGCGTAAATCCTGGGCAATGATTGATCCGGCAAAAACAAAAATAATTAATAATAATTTCATGGAAATACTCTCCACATTTCTTCTTTTTAATTCAATGGACTCTTCACTTCACATGCATTCCATTCAGAATAACAGATTAGCAATTGTCATACTGAGCTCAAGCGAAATATCTCATTGATTTGATACAAGAGTTTACTAATCTAAAACGATAATGATAAAGATTATGATTACGGGTAAAACTCATTAAAAAGGGCGTATTTATCCCAGGGAATGAATCAAATAAGGAAGGTATTTATTTTTTTGTAGATTTTATTGCTTAGTGTAGAATATTGCGAAGCTTTTGATAAACTAAAATTTTTTGATGAACCCGTTGATTCCAACGTACTAAGTGTAACAAACTCAATATTTGCAATAAGCTTTGTAGTTGTTTTTGTAGCCGGGACAGCAGGTATGTTCTCTTTTTCTGTCTTATCCTGATCTGTCATTTCCGGGCATTGACAGCTTTCTTTCTCCATTTCATCCATTTCGCAGCAGGTCATTTCCCGGGGCATCTCGCAGGTGGTTTCTTCAACACAACTATCTTCTGCACATTGGTTTTGGCCGGCAAATGGGAAAAAGCTAATTCCAAAAGAAAATAGCATCAATGTAGATATAGAATTTTTTAATAATCTCTTCATAAAAATGTTTGTTAGTTGTCAACAAAGTTAAGCAGACTAAATCAGGATTCCAAATCAAACTATAAAGTTCTTCGAGTTGTTCCATTTGTATTTCGATAAAAATGAAAAGTACATTAATCACCAAAAGAAAATATAACAAAAGTAATTATAAATTATTTTCAGAGTGATGTAAGAATGCTAACAAATTCAGCTCACTGTTCAGAATAAGGTGTTTTAGACTATCACTAATATTTTTTGATCAGTCTGTCCGTTAATGAGGCAACCGGCGGCTTAAATGACTCCTGAAAAAATTCAAATGAAAGTGATTTTGTTACCATTTCTTTTATGTGTGATCCTTCAATTGGTACTTTATATGTAACATAACAATCCAGTGCATTATGGGCCGCTTTAACATTTTCAGTAGAAAGTTCTACTACACAATCTGTTTCTTCACCTTTTATCGTCTTAAAATCGAATTTTTCATTTTTTTTATTATCATCTTCTGTAAGGCCAAAAAAAGCTAATCTTCTCAGATTGTTGTTCTTATCTTTAAGTTCCATAAAAACTCTTTTTACAGCCGCATGAGTAATAAGATGATCAGGATAGCCACTAATACCATGAACCGGATAGGTAATTAAAATATCAGGATTTATTTTTAATACATGATCGTGAATAATTTTTTCAATATCACGTGGATCCATTTCTTTCAAGCCGCTGTCAGTCAAATCATGTACTTTCATACTGGTGAGGTTTAAGCTTTCTTTAACATTCAACATTTCTCTATACCTCACTTCCCCCATTTCTTTAATGGAAAGATTAAAACGATGTCTTTGTTTCGTTGCCCCACCTTTGGTTAAGGTTAATAGGTGAACCTCATTTCCCTCCTCAATACTTTTATCGATAGCTCCGGCAGGTCCATAGCTTTCATCATCAGGATGAGGGAAAACATAAAGAATACGGAATATTTTGTTTTTATCTTTATGAAGAATTGTCTGCTTTTTAAATTCTGGTTGTAAACAAGCTGTTACGGTAGCAAGAAATAAAATGATCGATAAAATTAAACCACGGTAATTCACATCTCCTCCATTGTAAAAATGAATATTTCGTTTAGTTATGCACCTACATCAATGTAAATTAGGTTTTCAGGAAAATGCCCAACCGAAAACCTAATTCTTTTATAATTGATTTTATACTTCATTCTGGCTTGTGTTTGGCCTTTGCTTCAGCTTTGGCAGTCCAGGGAGGCGTAACACCCACACTGCGCGCATAAGCAATTGATTGACCAAGATGCTCGTGCAAATGATTCAATGAAGAGACCATAAAAATTCTTAAGGACATGTCCATTCCATAAACATTAACCATTTTTTCCAGATCTTTTTCGGTAATCATTTTACCGGTCGTCATCAAATCTTTAAAAGACCTTGCCAGGGTATTATTAATTTTAGTTTTATCTGTTGTCTGTTTGTCCCATTTTTCCATTGGTAATCCTATTTCAATATCTTCCGGTACTTCATAACCGCTAACCTTAGCAAAGTAATAATTAGCCAAAGCGATATGCCGGTAAACTTCGCTTATGGAACGAACCCCTTTAAAAGGACGCCAGGTATATTTTTCCTGAGGAACAGCCTGCTGTAAATCCAAAACTTTGCCTTGAATATACTGTACCTGTCCCAGGAATTCTAAACAAAACCCGTTCTTCTCCATTTTTGTTTTTTTTGTATCCGATTCCTGTGCAATTGAAATAGAAAAAAGAAAAATAATAAAGGTTGAAACTGTAATCATAAAACGATTATACATGAGAATTCCTCCATCTAAATTAATAATATTTGTTAATAATTGGATTTACGAGACAACTTTTTCTAATTGCTTTGTACGAAAAGAAGGAAGCAACGCCGGAACCTTTTCTTTGTATTTTATATAACTCTCACCGTGATTAGCAATCAGGTCACGCTCTTCCATTTTTACACCAATAACAATATAGATAGTCATTGTTAAGGCAAAAACAAGGTGACCGATTGTCATATGCGGAATACTCCAAATACCAATCAAAACACCCAGCATAATCGGGTGACGGACCAGCTTGTATAAAAGTGGCATTTTAAAACTAATTTGTGGTATCGGTTTCTTAACAAGATTAAACCATATTTGCTGCAAGCCAAACAACTCAAAATGATTTATCAAGAAAGATGAGAATACAATCAAGCCCCACCCAATCCATGATAAACTAAAAACAAAAACCTGGGCAATTTCATTTTGAATAGTCCAAACGGTTATTGGGATCGGGCGCCATTGCCATAAAATCAATGATAAAACTATTCCGGTCATTAATATAAATGTACTGCGCTCTGCGGCAGCAGGGATAATTTTTGTAATAGCCTTCTTAAATCCTTTGCGCGCCATAACTGCATGCTGTACCCCAAACAATACAATCAAAGCAATATTAATAAGTAGAGATTCTGCCATTGGACCTGGCAAACCAGAATCTATTGTTTTTGGCAAAAATGAAAGGTTGCCCATAAATCCGAACCAATATATTAGAGCGCCCAATCCTATTAAATATGAGATTGTTCCATATAGAAATACTAGTGTACGTTTCATACGCACCTCCTTTGCTTGGTTAAACATTGGAGTAATAATAAGCTTGTATTATGGCGACCTGTTATAACAAATCGTCCAAATGTTGGTAATTTTAGTTCAGGAGAGGCTATTGTTTAAAAAAAAGATGCTTATTTATTTTGACTGGAGGTAATCAGAAGGAGAGATATTATATTTTTTTTGGAAACATTTTGAAAAATAGGAAAGGCTGTTAAACCCCGTCTTAAAAGCAATTTCTGAAATATTACCTTTTTGTTTCGCCAATAATTTTAATGCTTTGTTTAAACGATAATCTTTCAATAAGGTATTTGGTGATTTTCCAATAAGGGTGATCATTTTACGGTATAGTTGTGATTTGCTCAAACCCAATTGAGTATTGAAATCGTCAACTTTTAAAGAGGTATCATTCCATACTTTTTCCATGTAATCCATTACTTGATTTAAAAATAATTCATCCGCTGTAGTTAGGGAAAATACCGGATCAGATTCTTTAAATCCTTTTAGACTTTCATTTTTATAAAGATCCTTAACTTCTGAAGATAATATTATTGACTCTTTTTCGATCTTACACATACGTTCCGCTAATTTAATGGCCGTTTCAAAAAAGTGTTCATGCTCAGTAACCGGGGCATCACCACTTAAGCTTATTTTCATAACAAAACCACAGTCCTCTGAGCTTTTTAAAATATTTTTATATTGAGATTGTATTTTAAGTGCACAATTAACTGCATTAGTTATGGAATAGAAAGAAGCTAAAAACTTCTCACGACTTTGGTTTACAACCCTCCCCTCAAATTCAAGAATTGATTCAACTATTTCTTTGTTTAACCTTTTCAGATATGCAATTGACTGATTTAAAGGATTTTGGTCTAAATCAATAACCATTATTGCTCTAAATGCCGCTTCATTAATTGGTACCTCTGTGACCGGTGCAGTTGTTGGATGTTCAATTCTACCTAAAAAAGACTCAACCACATCTGGATCAACTTTTATTATTCTATGAGCTACTTCACCATGAGAAGCATTATGCATGTCTTGTAAAGCTTGTTTATTAGGAGCATTTACTAAACAAAAAGCCGTTTTTCTATCGTTATCAAACCAATATGTTAGGACGGTACAATTAAACAGATGCTGAACTTTATAATCCGCAGCGTGCAGTTCTGCCGCCATTTGCGGTGTTACAGCTTCGGGGACATTATGACGATCCATGTACAATGGCATTTATAGCCTCCCTTTTTTGTTTTCAGTAAATATTGTCAAGAAGAGGTTGCTGACAATCGAAAAAATTATTATTGAGAGTTATATGTATAACAGAGAATTATTTTCTATCTAATACAAGAGTGTAACAAAATAAATGACAATAAATTCCAATAGTAAATTCGTATGAAAAGATATTCTTATAATAATAGGGTCATTCTTTTAGAGATGCAGGCAATGAGCTCGATCCCCGTAAAGAAATAACAAACAGTATAGGAATTTGTAAGTAGTAAGTGATTATTCGGCCAAAGTAGCGAAATATTTGTAACGGTTAAATGCCAGACTCAGGCATAGCAATGGATTCGAGTTTTATGTTCTGAATTAAAGTTTCAATTTTATTTCGATCAAAGCCAATACTATTTCTACATCTTTATCCGAGAGTACAGTCAAAGTAAAAGGCCTTATTTTACCATACCTTTTAGCATTTTTAAATTCTTCTATTAATTCTGTTGGAATTGCACTTTGCATTAGAAACGGTTCGACTTTATCGCCAAAATAAAAAGTAACCAGGAATGCATTTTTTTGAATAGAAAGCCAAAATATCGTTTTTTTCTTTTTGGTTAATTTAAAAAGCCAGGATTTACCATCGTTATAATAACGCCATTCTTCGTTAAAGTCCGGATGGCCATCATGAATTTTATTGAAAAGGGATTCCCAAAAAGATTTAGATTCTCCGATATGAGAAAAAATTATTTCCTCAGTGGGATATTGACTTTGGTCTGAAAGAATTTGTTCATTCATTTAATTTTCCTTTTTGAAAATAAAACTTAGAAACTCAAAGTTAATCACATTTTCATGACCGTCGTTTTTAAAGCGAAGCATGACATTTTTCTTAGGATCAATTGCAAAACAAAATTCGTTTAGTTTGACAGGTTTGATTTCATAATTAAAACTGGGTCTTTCCTTAAACCTTAAAAAAAGTTTTTTATTCTTGGGATAAATGTTAGCGGAAGCGCTTCGACCTGCTACAGCATATTGTCCTACATATCTATTGAGGTCATGTTTATTTTGTTTATCAGGTTCCTTAGCTTTTTCTTCTTTTAAAACGGGGATAAACTTTTCATAAATAATTTTTGTTAGTCTTTTCTCCGGCCCGATGTATCCTTGTGGATAATTACAATTCGTCATTATTACAACACCAAATTTAAGTTCCGGTATAACTTCAGCCTTGGCAAAGAAGCCCCAATGCCCACCCGCATGTGTAATCACCTGGTACCCGTCTTTATAATAAATTCCCCAACCTATTCCGTATGTGTCTTTACCTTGCATTGTTTGCGGCGTACGCATGCAGCGCAAACCATCACCGCTTATTATTTGTTTCCTACCATCAATTTGATCCCGAAATTGTAAAGAGATAAAACGTGCAATATCTTCGCTTGTTGAATACAACCCGCCGGAATATTTTAAAACATCCAATTCCCAATCGGGTGATACAAAACGCTCAAAGTTTGGCTCAAGATATGTATAACCTACAGCAAAACGGCTTCTTTGCTCCTCATTGAGGTTAAAACCTGAATCATTCATTTTAAGGGGATTAAGTATCTTACTTTTAACATATTTTTCAAAATTCACTTTTGCTGTTCTTTCAAGAGCCATTCCAAGCAATTGATATCCAAAGTTTGAATAATGCGGTTTGGTATTAGGGACATATCGGATTTCAACTTGATCCAGTGTCGTTAGCAAATCATTTTTTGTTACACCCCAAACAATTTGTTCTTTACCCCGTGATACAATCCACATTAAATTTGAAAGATAATGCCAAAAGCCCTGATTGGCATCTACATTGAGACCAGATGTATGGGTTGCAAGTTGATGTAAAGTTGTAGGACCCGTATTAATTGGATACGTTGGTTTATAGGCAGGAATGTGCTTAATTAAGGGATCATTTAAATTTACAATTCCCTTCTCGGCCATTTGCATCAACATCGTTGCGGTAAATAATTTTGTGATTGAACCGACACGGTAAATTGTTTTTGTAGTTGCAGGCACATTTTTATCAATATCGGCCAAGCCAAATGCTTGAGAATATATTATTTCCTGATCATGGACAAGTGAGATAGAAAGACTTGGCCAGCCACGCTGATCCATTAAACTTTTACAAGTTTCTGGCATTGCATTAATCAGTGAATCAATAGAGGTTTGAGAAGTTCCGGGGGCAATAATCATAACAGAAAAAAGAAAACTATATATAGCTTTTTTTATTTTAATATATCCCATCAGTTTCGCCTTTGTTAAGGTAGATGCCATTGATAGTTAATATTTTTTATGAGCTAATCGATAGCTCAATTAATGTATGCGGGAGTAATGATGCGGTTGGTACATTATTTTTCTAAACTTAAAAAAAGTGTATTACCTTGGGTTATATGCTGCGTTTTGTAATCACATGTTCTTCGTTTAATTGAAGCAGATCCCAAAGATTACCATATAAATCCTTGAACACTGCAACCATGCCATAATCCTGTTTTTTAGGTTCTCTTACGAATTCTATTCCCTTTGATTTCATGTTATTATAATCACGCCAAAAATCATCACTATTAAGAAAGAGAAAAACACGACCACCAGATTGATTTCCTATAAAAGGTTCTTGTTCTGGTTTAGAAGCACGGGCTAATAATAAGCTCACTCCATTAGACCCTGGAGGTGAAACAACGACCCATCGTTTTTCTTGCTCAGGCTGATACGTATCCTCAATCAACTCAAAATTCAGTTTTTGTGTAAAAAACTCGATTGCCTCATCATAGTCCCTCACTACCAATGCAATATGTACAATAGATTGTTTCATTTTTTTCTGTCTTTTATTTAAGCCAATTTACAAATATTAAAATAGCTAAATAAGCACCTAAAAAAAGGAGTGAGAATTTGTCTTTTGAGAATTAATAACCATAGTTAAAACTAAAACTGGGTTAAGAATTATTTGAGGTAAATTAATAAAAAGTACCGGCTTAATAAAGCTATTTTTTAACTAGGTTATTTCCAAATTTTGCCAATTTTTGGCGAAGTTCATCGAGGCGAACAGGCTTACTTAAATAATCATCCATACCAGCTTCAAAACACAGCTGTTTATCTTCAGGTGTTGCGTTCGCGGTCAAAGCAATAATCGCGGGCCGATTGGTGCTCCATTCTTTTAATACATGGCGGGTTGCTTGCAAACCATCCATCTCCGGCATTTGGATATCCATAAAAATCACATCGAAATCCTGATCTTTCAATTTAGAAATTACTTCTAACCCGGTGCTGGCTAAGCTGGCATCATAACCCAATTGTGCGAGCATTCTTAAAGCGACTTTTTGATTGACAATATTATCTTCGGCCAAAAGAATGCGTAACGTTTTAGATTTACTAATTTCACTTTTAAAAGGAGCGTTTATTTCTTTTTTCTTTTCTTTCTGATAAACATTTCTAATTGTCTTAAAAAATTCAATAGGTTTTAGCGGTTTTGAAATATGATAATCCCAGTTTTTATCTATTTCATGATTTTCCGTTAGAAGTATTTTTTTTGCGTTCCCAAACTTTAAACTATCCATATTTCCAATAGATACTGCTTCATCCACTATTACAATATCTGCTGTACCGCTGATTGGCCCCTTGAATTGATCAATCAAATCAACAGATGCCCCCCAGTTTTCTAAATATAATTTTAAATGCTCAGCAATTGGTTTATAATCATGGATCAAAACAATACTCTTATCTTGAATTATTTTCTCAGACCAGTTCATTTTATTATGCTTGGCTTGTTTGCATTTAATTGTAAACCCAAATTCCGATCCAACAGATTCTGTGCTTTTAACCCAGATATGACCACCTGCCATTTCAATAATTTTTTTACTAATGGCCAGCCCGAGACCCGTTCCCCCGTATTTGCGGGTTGTGGATGTATCAGCCTGAGAAAAGGCATTAAACAAACTTTTTTGATTTTCTGCAGAAATTCCGATGCCTGTATCTTCAATAATAAAACGGATCATGAATATTCCAGAATCCGATTTCAGGATACTTTTCTCTTGGGCATCTACTTTAAGAATTACATGTCCCCGATCTGTAAATTTTAATGCATTCCCAATAAGATTTATTAATACTTGCTGGAGGCGTTTGGAATCACCAAATATGCTTAATGGAACACTGGGATCAATATACAATCCAAGCTGCAATTCCCTTCCGTAAGACTGTACCCTAAACATATCTAAAATCTCAGTTAAGAAGGTTCCAAGGTCAAACGGCTTATTTTCGAGCTTCAACTTTCCTGCATCTATTTTGGAAAGATCAAGAATATCATTAATGATGTGTAATAATGCATCACCGGAGTTTTGAATTATATCTACATATTCTTTTTGTTCATGGGACAGCTTTGTATTATCCAGCAATTCACTCGAGCCAATCACGGCATTCATTGGAGTTCGTAACTCATGGCTCATATTTGCAAGAAACATTGCCTTTGCTTCCATTGCAGATTCAGCCTGACGTTTAGCTTTGTCCAAATCAATAGATTTAATTCTTAATTGCTCATTATCAAAAAGCCCAGTCCAATAATTTTTACCTTGTTTTTTTGCAAGCATAGCAAAATAAAAATTAAACATGATTCCCGCTGCGGCCATTGCAAATCCGAAAGTATTAAAGGAATAAATTGATACTATAACTGGAAGCCCCAATAACAAATATAGAAAGTTCTTGTAAATTTTTTCATCAGCGGAAAATGCAGTAGAACCTCCAGCCGCAAGACCTGCAGAACCAGCCGTAAAAACAAGTGCCGTATTACTTGTACCATCCCAAATAATATTTATTGAACCAAACGCACCCCAAAGAAATGCCGATGCAAAAATTGCCCCCACAAATCTTCTGCGCCAATTTGCCGGATTTAAATCGTAGTTTTTTTCAAAATTTTTATAGGAATAGAAGCGGGAGACAGCCACAATAAAACACAAAAAAGACATTCCAAAGACTAAAAAAGGCCGTTTTAGAATATAATAATCTGGTACACATATTAGAATAAGGCCAATTGAATATATGAATCCACCAACCGCACCGCGTTCTGCTAAATGCTGATGCATTCTCCGGTGAAACGTTTCTTTTTTAAGTTCTGGACTTGATTGATTATCTGATATATTCAATTTATTGAATTTAAGATTATTATATATTTACTCCTTGGAGTAATTATTTTTCGACATATCCATCTTAAACATAAATTTAATACAAATGGTAAGTTAGCTATAAGAAGGTTAGTAGAGTTTTCAAAACTAGAAAAATTACATTTACTTAATTCTTAATTTTATTTCTATCAAAACCTGTGTGTTTTCTATGGCCATCTGTTTTTGGCGGTCTTAAATTGATTCTTTTAGTCTGAAATGCTGTTTTCCATTATAAGCGGTTCTGCTTTGTCACCATTCTTCATTGAAATCGGAAAGACTCTCAAAATGTTATTAAACAACACTTCCCAAAATATTTTGGATTTGCCTTTATTAGAAAAAATTATTTCCTCGGTAGGATATTGATCTTTGTTTGAAAGTATTTTTTATTTCCATTTGTTTCTAATACCTCAAGATTCGTTAAGGAATAAAAAATTACTGATATGAATCCATAACTTTTTTGTTTAATTGTTCATTTTGCCCAATATTTGCATTTCATATTACATCTATGGCTTCATCTTATCAAAAGTATATAATTCGCTTAATTAAGTCCTTTTTCAACTACCTTCGGCGAATTCTTCTTATAACACACTAAGTGACTTTCATTGTATTTTTGCATAACTTTTGACTGTTTTGCAGGCTTAATAGCCAGTTCACTTTTTTCTGCACCCAATAACTGTTTCAAACATTTTGCCACAATTATCAACATATACTTCTCCGGTAATATGGTCAGTAATAAAGCTCTTGTTTATAGAGACTTCCTATTAAATTTTCTTGATATAGTTGAAATATCCTGCCCGATCATAAAGAAACAAGGGATTAACACTAAAGTAAGCGGTGTTGCAAAAATCAAACCCCAACCTAAAGCCAATGCCATCGGAGCCATAAAAATAGCAGTCCCGCCCAAACCATATGCCAGGGGAAGCAGTGCCGCAACAGTTGTTAATGTTGTCATTATTATTGACCTTAGCCTGTCCGCCGTTCCTTCTGCAATTAGTTCACGCATCGCAACACCTTCTTTACTTTTTCTTAGATTATTAATATGGCTGACAAGAACAAGTGAATCGTTAACCACAACACCAGACAAGCCGATAACACCCATCATAGCCATAAAGCTCATCGGTTCATCATGAAACCCAAAAGCGATTATGACACCAGATATCCCAAATGGAATGGCCATTAAAACAATAATTGGTTGAGTAAAAGAGTTGAATAAAAGTACCAGTAAAAAGAAGATGGAAACCACGGCAATAATGAGTGTTTTAAATAAACCATCAATAGATTCTTCTGTTTCCATTGCTTCACCAGCTAAACCAAGTTGAAGCCCGGCCCAATCTTTGTCTACATTGAAATGCGCAAATACTGAATCTGTAACTTCTAAAGAAGTAATTATATCCTGATCGACACCAGCTTCAATTGTAACGGTACGCTCTCCATCAAAATGACGGATATCAGGTTTACCAGGGCCAGACTTGAGCCACGCTATTTCCTTTAAAGGAATCAGTCTTCCACGATCATTTGGAATTAACAACTCTCTTAAGTAGCTAAGTCTCCTTCGTACTTTTTCCTGAATCATTACCCGGAAGTCCACATCTTCATCACCATATCTTACACTGGTTACTGCTTCACCATCATAAGCGATCCGGATATTTTGCGCTACATCTTCTACTGTTAAACCCAAGCGGGCAAGTTTATCATAATTAATTTTTATTTCCACCTGAGATTTGCCCCCTGCATCATCGCGCCCAATTCCACTTACACCCGCTATACTTTCTAAAAATACTTCTATCGAATCAGCAAACTCTGTACGCAAAGTATCATTTGATCCTACAATTTGGAGACTAACAGCTTTTCCAACTGGTGGGCCACCTGTTAAAATTTCATACGTTATTTTAGAAAATCCATTCAGATTTTTTGTTAATTCACGCAGACTGTCTACAATCTCTTCGGCTCTTCGCTCTCTTTGAGTATAAGGTGTGAGAAGAACGGACATAGCTGCAAAATTTTCACTTTCTGCGCCAATTGAAACATTGATTCCAATTCTGGAATTAAACGCGACCAATTCTGTTTCTGATAATTCTGATATAAGCGCTTCTACTTCTTTCACTTTATCAGATGTGGTTTCTAATGGCGTTCCTATTGGTAGTTCCATCATTATATAAAATTGTCTTGCCATACCGCCGGGAAAAAGAATCATTTTCATTTGATTGCCCGCAAACCACAATGAGGCTGCAAGGACACCAATAAAAAGTAAAACCAGTACATACCGGAAGGTTAAAAATTTGTTTACTATTCTTTTGTATAGATCCCGCACGCCTTGAAACCAATTACGTTTTACCGATTGAGGTTTAATCTTTTTTAATCCCGGAACAAGGTGTGCCGGTAATGCTACCAATACTTCAAACAGTGAAACAAGAAGCGCTAAGCTAATTGCCAGGGGAATTGGAATAACATATTTACCAAAAATACCAGGCATAAAAAACATTGGCGCAAATACTAAAAAGGTTGTGAGTACAGTTGTTACTACCGGGCCAAAAACTTCGCTAATTCCATTTACCGCTGCATCAACCGGTGAGTCTCCATCTTCTCTTTTGCGTGTAATATTTTCAGAAATGATTATGGCGTCATCGACCACAATCCCCATTACAAGAATTAAACCGGCAAGTGTAATTATATCTAAAAATCCATCAAACATTGGGATTAGGAAAACAGCTCCCAAAAAGGCAACAGGTATACCCATAGCAACCCAAAAAGAAACACGGAAATTAAGAAAGATAGGAAGGATTAGAAGCACAAGAATAAGACCAATCCAGCCATTATTAAGTACTACATCAAAACTTATACGCACATCTCGTGATGTATCATTAAGGTAGCTCAACTCAGCACCATCGGGAAGCATTTCATTTTCAGTTTCTATCAGCTCCTTAATAGCATCGCATGTTTCAATAACATCTGCATTTGAACTCATTTGTACCAAAAAGCTGATGGCTGTTTTACCATTAAACCTGGAAAGGACTTTATCTTCTTTAAAACCATCTTTTACTTTTGCAAGGTTTTTTACTTTAATCAATGGGCCATCAAAAGTGGAACGAACAACCACATCTTCAACCTCAGAAGGGTCTTCAAATTGTGCAAGGGTAACCAAATCCCGTTCACTGGTATAAGACTCAAAAGCACCGTTGGTACCGCTAATATTTCTTCTCTTTATGGCATTTATAATTTCACGTAAAGGAATTTGATACGACTCAACAGCAACAGGAGAAACTTCTACAACAACTTCCCTAGCACGATAACCATATTTTGTTAGCTGAGACACCCCGGGAACCCTTTTTAATTTTTTCTCAAACAAGCGGGCTTTTTCTCTCAATTCTTTATAAGGCAACTCCCCGGCAAGTCCCACTTCTATGATCGGATTGTCTGATTGCTTTAATTCATCCACCTTTGGTGATTCTGTAACTTCAGCAGGAAAATCTGTGACTCGGCCAACCGCTTCTCTAATATCACTTTTTACCTTATCCTGATCAGGATCATCTATTTCTATAACAACGGTAATCATTGAAACATTTTCCATAGATACAGATGAGATTTTATTTATACCTGTAACTGTTTGCAGTTCTTTCTCTAATTTATTAGTTACATTGCGCTCAACATCTTCCGGTGATGCACCCGGATAAATAGTTGTAATATTTACCATACCAAAATCTACCGCAGGGTATGTATCTCTTTTTAACCCTATAAGAGTTGTTATACCCAAAAGAATTATCATTGCAGTAAAGAGCAGGGCAAGCATTTGGCGCTCTGCAAAAAAGCGAAATACAGTTTTCATTTGTAATACTCCAATTTCTATTAGTTGTAAACCATGTCCATTAATGAATTATATTCA harbors:
- a CDS encoding PIG-L family deacetylase; protein product: MFRILYVFPHPDDESYGPAGAIDKSIEEGNEVHLLTLTKGGATKQRHRFNLSIKEMGEVRYREMLNVKESLNLTSMKVHDLTDSGLKEMDPRDIEKIIHDHVLKINPDILITYPVHGISGYPDHLITHAAVKRVFMELKDKNNNLRRLAFFGLTEDDNKKNEKFDFKTIKGEETDCVVELSTENVKAAHNALDCYVTYKVPIEGSHIKEMVTKSLSFEFFQESFKPPVASLTDRLIKKY
- a CDS encoding DinB family protein, which gives rise to MYNRFMITVSTFIIFLFSISIAQESDTKKTKMEKNGFCLEFLGQVQYIQGKVLDLQQAVPQEKYTWRPFKGVRSISEVYRHIALANYYFAKVSGYEVPEDIEIGLPMEKWDKQTTDKTKINNTLARSFKDLMTTGKMITEKDLEKMVNVYGMDMSLRIFMVSSLNHLHEHLGQSIAYARSVGVTPPWTAKAEAKAKHKPE
- a CDS encoding DUF4242 domain-containing protein, whose product is MPLYMDRHNVPEAVTPQMAAELHAADYKVQHLFNCTVLTYWFDNDRKTAFCLVNAPNKQALQDMHNASHGEVAHRIIKVDPDVVESFLGRIEHPTTAPVTEVPINEAAFRAIMVIDLDQNPLNQSIAYLKRLNKEIVESILEFEGRVVNQSREKFLASFYSITNAVNCALKIQSQYKNILKSSEDCGFVMKISLSGDAPVTEHEHFFETAIKLAERMCKIEKESIILSSEVKDLYKNESLKGFKESDPVFSLTTADELFLNQVMDYMEKVWNDTSLKVDDFNTQLGLSKSQLYRKMITLIGKSPNTLLKDYRLNKALKLLAKQKGNISEIAFKTGFNSLSYFSKCFQKKYNISPSDYLQSK
- a CDS encoding DUF3788 family protein, translating into MNEQILSDQSQYPTEEIIFSHIGESKSFWESLFNKIHDGHPDFNEEWRYYNDGKSWLFKLTKKKKTIFWLSIQKNAFLVTFYFGDKVEPFLMQSAIPTELIEEFKNAKRYGKIRPFTLTVLSDKDVEIVLALIEIKLKL
- a CDS encoding serine hydrolase, which gives rise to MGYIKIKKAIYSFLFSVMIIAPGTSQTSIDSLINAMPETCKSLMDQRGWPSLSISLVHDQEIIYSQAFGLADIDKNVPATTKTIYRVGSITKLFTATMLMQMAEKGIVNLNDPLIKHIPAYKPTYPINTGPTTLHQLATHTSGLNVDANQGFWHYLSNLMWIVSRGKEQIVWGVTKNDLLTTLDQVEIRYVPNTKPHYSNFGYQLLGMALERTAKVNFEKYVKSKILNPLKMNDSGFNLNEEQRSRFAVGYTYLEPNFERFVSPDWELDVLKYSGGLYSTSEDIARFISLQFRDQIDGRKQIISGDGLRCMRTPQTMQGKDTYGIGWGIYYKDGYQVITHAGGHWGFFAKAEVIPELKFGVVIMTNCNYPQGYIGPEKRLTKIIYEKFIPVLKEEKAKEPDKQNKHDLNRYVGQYAVAGRSASANIYPKNKKLFLRFKERPSFNYEIKPVKLNEFCFAIDPKKNVMLRFKNDGHENVINFEFLSFIFKKEN
- a CDS encoding VOC family protein, translating into MKQSIVHIALVVRDYDEAIEFFTQKLNFELIEDTYQPEQEKRWVVVSPPGSNGVSLLLARASKPEQEPFIGNQSGGRVFLFLNSDDFWRDYNNMKSKGIEFVREPKKQDYGMVAVFKDLYGNLWDLLQLNEEHVITKRSI